The genomic stretch tgctccaccgacctaaaggatcaaggaaaatcgtgcgatcaatgtcggtttgatccgacggcccagattcacttgaggggactatataagcagaccccctggcccctggaggagaacaagttcattatagagttgagaggtgccctcaaaggataacctttcctctacatagacagagcaaaagctagggtttggagatgggagctctcctctcatctctaaactagagtagatctagatagtagcgagatggagagcgagggaggattggaggagaggccggtctgtcggttcttcctccggttgtacttctccatgatcaagttctaatcaagcttgctcatgggatgactctggtaatctacttctatttcattatgcaattactattcatgtatgttctggttcacaattcttttgagtacttttaatctataggaccctataggttagagttgtagtataggtgtaaacgTGGTGcatagacctagattacttgtggatatcccctgtctagccggatcgtgtggtaggtcgcgtaggtgacagttacgttggtcccctatagtccacctcccgttagcaggactggtagggtttatcggcctatggataagcatcctttgtggtgtattcttatcacgtggttcgtcccagacatagacatacccctttgaagtagagaaatcatagttatcctctctattctcctaccatcgcccatatattagattgctctactttctactcccatattatcacccattgttatcttacctttaatattgttctcattcaattctatcatctttcctatttacacctacctatctatctaggataagttagagcgtagatcagttctcccgtttccctgtggatacgataaaacctttaaccgggaaaaagctacaacggtatccgtgcgcttatggatttatctatgtgcgtataaataccatagtacactctagtgtcatgctggggatgacaacctagtattcaagtggtgttagcaagtgtcaacattaCCATAGACGGTTCACTTAactaaaccgcctgtgtaaatcctCCATTTACACTGGCGGTTCAGTTAAGTGAACTGCTTGTGGTAAtgcattttcacaggcggtttacGTAACTGAACCGCGGCGGTTTTGTTACATTAACTGCCTGTGCTATATCATTAACACAAGCGGTTGTTATCTCTTGTTGTACTGTTTTTACAACACAGGCGTATGATAACTAAAACCGTTTGTGGAAAGGTTTTACCACCGCCGGCGCTAAGCACTTGGTACTAGTGAGTAGCATTCAGAAGATACAAATAAATTAAAATGAAATATATAATATCATATAGTACCACAGATATGCCTATAGTAGCATCTATACAAGCCTGAAATCCGTCACAGAGTAGCTTAAACAGCGGTTGCAGTACACTATCTTACTGCACCGCAAGAGAGTTGCCAGGGAATACGCCGGCAACATCCGCCACGCCTGCCAAACTGCAAAATTCTGTCGCATAATAAACTCTAATCTCTAGATAGTCTCTCGTCATCGAGAGCTatatataccatatgcttgttATTGTTCGTGATCATCATCGATGACATCGCGGCTGCTGCCAGAGGTTGCGTGGAAGAGATCAAGACGGTTGTGGCTGAGGCGGAGCGCGTACATGGCCTTCTTGTACTCCGCCCACGTGAAGGTCCTGTACCGCCGCGGCGCGCCGGCAGTCACCGTCTCCGGCAGCGCCGCGACACGGGCGTcgagcggcggcgcggcgaAGTAGATGGTGGACAGCCGCGGCCTGGTGGTGCTGGCCATCACCCTGTGCCGGATGCTCACCAACCGCCCGTTTGTCAGGGCCTGATGCACATTCCCAAGCATAGCAATATAGCATGGTGATCAATAATGGCCAAGAAAAGCGAAAAAAAGGTCCCGCTATATATCATTCGTCAGAACAGTATCATAttattctaaaaaaaaagaacagatAGATTATTGTGTGATGAGTGTTAACTTTAAGAAACGTGATAGCTAGCATAGCCATAGCACCGACCTGAAGGAGATCACCGACGTTGATGAAGAAGGCGGACGGGTCAGCCGGCACCTGGACCCACtgctcgtcgccgccgccgtggccgtCGGGCAGCAGCACCTGCAGGCCGTCGACGTCGTTGGCGCGGAGCAGGCTGAGGATCTGCGGGTCGGTGTGCTCGCCGAACCCGATGCCCTTGGTGGAGATGTCCGCCGCGCTGGACCTGGACGTAGGGTAGTGGTTGATCCTGAGGAGGGAGTCGCTGTCGACGGCGGAGATGAGGCGGCTCAAGGACGTCGGGTCCCTGAGGCCGAGGCCCTCGCCGAGGAGGTCCAGGACCCGGCACGCGAGGTGCCGCACTGCGCCCACGTACTCGTTCACTGCGACACTGCAGCAGACATGCATGGCACAGCAGAGACGACTTACTGAGATTAAATCACCACCAAATGCTTGGCGAATTCATGCTAAATTCAGATCAAAATTAATAAATCAGCCGTAGTACGTGCGTGTACACTGTACACTCGTACAGAGCAGAGCATCAGAAACCATTTGAATCCTTTACAAATTTTGACAGTACTACGGTCGATCGGTAAGGACGACAGTTTTGGGTAATAAGAGGACAATGTGCTTCCATTTTTGCCTATATTTTTTGGGGTAATCGATCGGGATCGGGGTGTCTGTCAATCCCCGACAACAACGAGATGGTGAAAAGAATATGGATTGATTGATGTATGAAATCGCAGCGACCAAATTAAAAAAGGCTGCAAACCAGCCAAAATGAAGATGAAAGGATATTTATCACCGAGTACACAATGCAAGTTTCACCAAAGCTTATTATGGTTTCAGGACTGTCCTCCAGTAATAATCACCGATCGAGCTAACAGCTGTAGAACAAGGACTGCATGTCTGCATGCACCGCAAAGGAAAAAGAGTCGTGCGCCACAAATTGCCCGACATGCAAGTTGATTTCAGTGTCAACAGATCTATCTGCTGCTGTGCCTCACAACAGATCTAGTAGTACTAGCTCCTATGTACCAACATGTCAGGTCCGGTGCTAAAGTTATGCTTGCTCAATCATGAACTAGGTTAGCTTGCATTGGATATGCAATACGTACTAATAATAGCCAACCATGAGCCAGATAGGAGTAAATTAAGCTAGGGTCGCGCTATTTGCAATGGTCACGTACTGGACAGAATTTCTAATGGGGAACGACATGACACATGAAACATGGTCTGTCATCACACCTTTTTCAGCATGCACGGGGGCTTTGGACGCGCTAATAAGGCTGCATGGTGAAAGACCCGTTGTTGGTACGGCCACCTGAATCATTTCATTTATAGCCAAGACACACCGTACGGTTTGGGTCCTTATATAGGATGGTCTGAAATGACctttctgcatgctttcaaatTGACAGAAAATATGGTACCACTTGCTTGTCCTTCCTGATCCTCATGTTTTATGCCGCAATAATGCTTTTGCTACCGATTCACATTCACATCTGCCATGCATATTATTCCTTCTTGTGATATCGTATACGCTCATCATgctatatatgtacaaaaacaTGCATGTATTCCGTTTCTTACCGCGACGCCGTACCATTTTCTAGTGGTTCAAACTTGTATCTCTAAGTGGTGGCATTATTGTAGTATCTAAATATTACATAAGCAATGCCAAATTTCGGaactataataataataggCAAAAATTCTCCCGATAATGGTAGGTGCACTTGTATATGTTGTACATGCACATAACCAGTGGCGGAGGGTGGATCAAAAGCAAGAAGGGGCTGGTTGCGAGAACTAATGTTCTTTTTTTTACAACAACAAGAACTAATGTTGTATTAGCTAACTACAAAAGTTACATATGTTTTATAGGCTACTAAAACTAGGATTATACACTGAGTAATGTTGCCACAGAGAAAGGGGGGGGCGaggcccagtttcgcctccaTGAGCCTCCGCCCCTACACACATAACAGAATGTAAAATACCCGAAATCTTTGTGCTCTGTCCTGTCCATTTACTTTAGTGACCCTACAACTATAGGCTCAGCACTGCATACGATATTTGTTTGTCTTTGCAAGACAACCTTGCACCCTCTAATGTGGTCTCAACTCTCAATGGAAGCACCTTGTGTATAAGAATTGTGTTTATCCTAAGGCTGCAGTAGCCTACCCCCTGATCATCAGGGATTAGGATAGATTATTTTTTGTGAATTAAGAACCTTCAAAAGACATGTTTAAGCTTTGAATGTTATTGCTTCTACCTCTCATATATGTAGAGGAGGTGATGGTGTACATTAAACTTCATAAGCCCAAAATTCCAAGAAGAAACTTCACCTTGTCATCAAAATAAAAAATTGCAAACCCACAACAACCCTGCACCCTCTAATGTGGTCTCAACTCTCAATGCAAGCACCTTGTGTATTAGAATTGTGTTTATCCTAAGGCTGCAGTAGCCTACCCTCTGATCATCAGGGATTAGGATAGATTATCTTTTTTGAGTTAAGAACCTTCAAAAGACATGTTTAAGCTTTGAATGTTCTTGCTTCTACCTCTCATATATGTAGAGGAGGTGATGGTGTACATTAAACTTCATAAGCCCAAAATTCCAAGAAGAAACTTCACCTTGTCgtcaaaataaaaaattacAAACCCACAATAAAATAAAAGCAAGCACAACTTTGTTCACAATATATAACATAGACGAAGGAGCAACAAAAAGACAAAAAGTTGTAATAAACACACTGCTTTTGTCTTTTCCTTTGTTCTTTGCCAATTTCACATCTCATGAACTAAGTTAAATTCAAGCATAAAATTTATATGGTTTTACATCACCACTTTGCTCCCTTAACACAACGTACGTTGCCTTTTCTTTGAGATTTTTTAAAACTTGTAAACTTGTTTTCTTCAATAGTTTTTTAGGATTTCCCACAATTGGTGGATTTCCATAAGAAATGTTAGCCGTGACATCAACATATCCCATTTGTAACTAATTATTCCTTCCGTGCACCAAAAACGTTTTAGGTTTGTCCTATAAACAAGACCAAACTGTAAAAGAGGTATTGATAGTTATGATACTAAACAACTGCCTCCAAATTCATCATGAAATATATTTACATAGTATTACCTATTTGGAGTAGTAAATATTGATAACATTTCTTATAAATTTAATGTGACCTAAAGATAATCTGAATTAGACCAAAACCTAAAATCACATTCTTTCTGGAACAGAGGTAGTAAGCATATATTCTCGTGTCAACAATTTTGGATTGTCTAAAAGATCGGGATAGTCACGTTATTCAGAAGTATAATGATGTTCTAAATTAGCGAATAatattttcagccatgactttttagccaaaaGAAGAGGCTCATGTTCTAGAGAAAGTAGAATCACAAGCTCAACTGACAGCAGGTGTATCCACTTGCTAGAATCATATGAAAACTTTGCTAACAGCAGACGTGCCATGCATAGCACACAAAAATGGATGATGTATCACAATAAAAAGATTTCGCACCAATACATATATAGCAACATATAACAATACTTGCATAAGCAAGAGACGTCGCACACATTAATTTGAAGGTAGTAAGACTAAATTAATGAATGAAGTATATACACAATCATCAATGAAGAGACACGTAAAATATATAGCATGCCAATATAGAGGGTGATGATTGATGAACATAATAAGAGCGAAAAAAAGAGTATAGAGGAGATCAGCTCTCTACTTTGCCATATGAAAATTTTCCCTCTACATTGACGTCTCTTAATCATATGTAACTAGCATTTCCGTTGTCCAACTTTTTTATTCCGCTGGTTAAATGAGCACGGGGAAAAACCACATTGTACTAGTCGCATTCAGAAACACAACAGTGTTCTAGTGGAGTACAATCACAAGCTTTTAAACACCACCAACATCGTTCCCTTCCCGCGGTGTCTTTCCCCCAGCGGACGTCGCATCAGGTTTAATTTATCCACTTGCTAGAGAAtcacaaaaggaaaaaaaagcacGTGCATTTATTTCCCTTTGTTATTAAAAAAAAACCGACACTCATGCCATTGGTATATACTCCCAATCTCCCATGGGAACACTAATGATAAATGGAGATGTACATACCACAAATAATTTTTCATGTAGAGATACATAAGTGATTATAACAATATTATCATATGAAAATTGCAAATAGAGACGTTTGCAAATTTGCAGAGTAGAAGACTAAGAGCCTATATGCTTAGTTCCACATGGAATGCAAAATATAAAATACCAACTATTTTGAAATGATGAAATACAAAATGTCAAAAATTTCAAGGTTATGTttagttttatttaaaatacagaatttattgTTCTCATTATGACCTCTTGATCGAAGCCTTGTTGGGCACCTTTTTGTATCTTAAGGCCAAAATCTAGAATAAAGAATAGTAACCGTTTTGCTAAAAAATTGCAAGATGTTTAATTTTattatgcaaaatgatggatCATATTCAGAACTTTTTGGATGATAGAGGAACTAAACACACTCCCTAAGCATCAACAACTAGGGACGAAATTAAACAAAAACTGCAACGACATGAGCAAATATATAGTCGTTGAGCTAGGAGATGGtgatgaacaaaaaaaaaaggaaataaacgagtagagagaggagcgacgcatgcatatgcatatatagTTGCAAACCAGAGATATGATGATATACCTGAACCGCGAAGGATCGTCCTTGTCGATGACCTTGGCCTTGCGCGCCACTGCGCCGGGATCGGCGTGCAGGATGAGGTACTCCAGCTCGCCGACGTCGCCGTTGGCACCAATGTTCCGGCTGCCATACCCGAGCGGGTCGGGCGGCCCCGCCGCCTGCTTCGCCTGCCCGGGGCGCGCGAAGAACGCCGACGCGGCGGCGTCCATCCGCGCGGACACCCGCGGCGGCACGCCGTGGTTGACGGCCTTGAAGAAGCCGCGCTCCGCGCACGCGCGCACCAGCCGGCGCGCCAGCTCGCCGCACGGCGCCGACATGTCCACCGTCGGGATAATGCCGAGCGGGAGCGATTCCGGCGCCATCTCCCGGCCTGCCGCCGATGGCACTACCATGGCTGGATTAATATTGCCTGATATGAATATGGTTGCACGCCGTGcgcgcgcgcgagagagagTTTTGGAGTGGCAGGGTACGGTGCACGTATATATTGACCTGGCCGTACTACGTATAAATGGCTGGGGGCCGGTGTGAGCGTGGATTTGGAGATGAAGATTCCGCTTGGAATGCTGACAGGTTGTTGTGGTATTGACCCGGTGTCCTGGCTCGATCGAGTTCGtatttgttattattattagggATGATCAAACGAGAAGCGCAGTTGGCCGATCCCTCGCTTTCTCTGAATTGCAGGCCGCGATCTAATTTTATTCCCTGGGCCTGTATCTATGTACAGGTGGTGGGTACGGAGATCAGATCTTCTGTGGCTGTCATTGTTTGATGATGAAAGAGTCTGATGATGAGAACCTTGCCGCCCCACCTGCTGTTACTAATTATTAGGGCCGGGGGTGTGCACTtttaactagcatgcatagcagTAGTCATATATTGATTAGATTAACAAAAACAAATAATATAGGGACTTTCTAAAACTCTGGTGTTTGAATTAAATTTAAACTTCTTTTCAAATGATGGGTATTGTAGATTTTTTTTACATTAAAATTGCAGTTTTAGTTAGTTACAATTTATGTAGACATAATCTGTAATATTTGGTTCTGAGAATAAAATAATTTGTTAGACAAAATCATAAACCCAACAAAATTTGATTTGTGTtgaaacaaagataattaattattaacaatTATTTGTATAGGTTGATAAGGATAATTTTTGATATGTTATGATATAaagataaataataaattaaaaagaGTCGGTTGTACAAGAGTATTGTCTAAAATTATCTTAAAATTCGGGCACCTAAAAATATAGAAGAAGCAAACAATATAATCATTTAATATCAAAATAtgtttactataaaaatatatttcactATTACTCTAAAATTTTTTATTAGTAATATGTACATATATTATAAATACATTTGATCAAATTTTAAAAGCTTGAGTAACAAAAGGGAAGTGTGTATTTGTTTTTGAACGGAGGACTtacatattatgaaaatattatCCATAATAAGGAATCTAGTAGCATATAAGTCGTGATCCATGAGATATTAATAGCTAAAGTTTAAACAAATTAATTTTAGACGCTTAGAGGAGTTAAATAGCTAGCGCGCTAGATCGTCATCGTCAAATTGAGCAGTTGTCGTCATACGCAACACATGTACACGCCAACGACATGTACACAGGAAAGTGTGGTACATAGGATCCGATACTCCATGAGGGTGCAGAAGCGTTCCGCCGTTCAGTACAGCTCGCATTGCCGTCCTGGATTAGTTTAGTCgtctttgtttagttctgatAGCAGCTGGTTCAGTCCATCGGCCATGTATGTATCGGCAGATGATGCCAATGCCCAAAACGGAAAACTCAGTTGTGTTCTCCGTGACCGTGAGCATCTGGAAAGTGCACCGCCCAGAAAGAGAAATCCTGTCTTCTTGTCCAACCTGCGCTGGCTGCTctcggccggccccggcccctagCATTAAGCATAGCATGCATCGACATTTCCATTCCATCACCTTCACCTACCTACTGCACCCCTAAAAAAATCACCTACCTACTATACACACGGTTTTCAGTTTTTCTTAACTTATTCGTCGCCTTCTGCTTAGTACAAAATTGCATTCAATCCTGGTTTTTTTAAATTACAATGTTTCGGACGTAGACGCTCACAGGCATACTCATTTCTATGAACACATGCACACAAACCCTACCTCTATGAGCATTCACGGACGAACACTCATCTCTATAAACACATACACATAAATCCTATCCttatgagcctcttcaacatACTATGTCGGCACATCTTGAGATTGACGAAGTTACCATAGGTATTTTGCTGTTGACAAAAACATCGCCAGACTAGCACTATAAGCACAACACCATTAAATCCTAGACATGCACACTCACCTCTATGAACACATGTGGACACATCTTGATATTGATGAAGTCATTACAGGCGCATCGCTATCAATGGAAACGTCGCCAATCACTGAAAGTACAATATCATTAATTCTAAAATAAATTAATGCAGGTAAATGTAAGTACCTTTGAAGGATTTAAACATAGATGAACAGGTTCCAAGCTCAGTTCGCTCAATTGTGTTCTATATTGACTGTATATATACTGTATATATACAGATAGAGAGAGTATAATAAGCCACAAACCGCTAAGCAGGTCCACGGTCTTCTTTGGTTTTATAagcttgttggtgcaaaagtagatctgcaaacacaaagggctaatacccgattcaacgttaaggcgtgccagccgatttgaccttacaatcgacaaaggtgataactcgaactttggtcctgacaacagcgatgcgcccggatgtcacggccaagaggtattcacgcagaactcgagaactcgccgaggttgactcgaagaattcctaagaactcatagtaaaaaggaaaacacGCAAgttgacaaagtcgtcgaaaaagtagatgctggaatagatgtaaaaacttgtgtttgattgattgtgtatatcaTTACATCGCTACTGggtcttatatttataccctgcccaaaagggttacaatcagacacgactaggacgcgaattccaaattgaacggaatccgtatacaaaacaaactctaataactatggaaaacattaagttatcttccacaaccgatcggtacaccacCATGACTCGATCGACAATTCCTGCGCCTTTCTTTGTGACCATCGGCGAACCAcctctcatagccatcggcaaccatcagcacCAGTCATCGTCATAGatccatcaccactcctggacttggcCATATTCTGTCGTTttatcatcggcaccaaccctcatcggcaactcttctgtcaACTAGTCACCACTTCT from Sorghum bicolor cultivar BTx623 chromosome 3, Sorghum_bicolor_NCBIv3, whole genome shotgun sequence encodes the following:
- the LOC8086321 gene encoding gibberellin 2-beta-dioxygenase 6, which translates into the protein MVVPSAAGREMAPESLPLGIIPTVDMSAPCGELARRLVRACAERGFFKAVNHGVPPRVSARMDAAASAFFARPGQAKQAAGPPDPLGYGSRNIGANGDVGELEYLILHADPGAVARKAKVIDKDDPSRFSVAVNEYVGAVRHLACRVLDLLGEGLGLRDPTSLSRLISAVDSDSLLRINHYPTSRSSAADISTKGIGFGEHTDPQILSLLRANDVDGLQVLLPDGHGGGDEQWVQVPADPSAFFINVGDLLQALTNGRLVSIRHRVMASTTRPRLSTIYFAAPPLDARVAALPETVTAGAPRRYRTFTWAEYKKAMYALRLSHNRLDLFHATSGSSRDVIDDDHEQ